The genomic segment TCTGCCAGTCATCTCCGGTCGCGAGGCAGTCCGCGCTTTCAGGAAAGTGGGCTACGAGACAGATCGCCAGCGAGGGAGTCATATCATTCTTAGACGGGCGGAGTCCCCTCACCGCCGTCTGACCGTTCCTGACCACAAGGAGCTCAGAAAGGGAACGCTGCGGGCGCTGATCCGGCAGGCGGGCCTGTCCGTCGACGAGTTTGTGGCGTTGCTGTGAGGAGGTTACAGTCGGGGGTAACACTGGCGAGCGCTACGGCCCCGCAAGCCCCTGTCATGCAATGAGATAAGTCGCTTCGGCCACCTGGGGTCGGCCGCCCGTTCGACTCCCGCCGGCTCCATGAAAGCGCCCGGCTCTTGAAAGAGAGCCGGGCGCTTTGTCATCCCGGTGCTCGACTCCGTCTCACCCACGACACGGGGCGACGCAATGTTCCTCTTGCGTAATCGGCGCCCCTGATATATCGATTGTCTGTATAGCAACCATCTGTACTACCACGGGAAACGCACATGGCATCCATTGACGACATGCTGCCACTGAGTCCGCTGTCGATGGAGATCCTCGTCGCGCTCGCCGCCGGAGAGCTGCACGGCTACGCGATCATGCACGCTGTCGAGGGACAGACGGGCGGCCGGATACGACCGGGCGCGGGCACGATGTACGCCGCGCTCGACCGCATGCTGACAGCGGATCTGATTCGAGAAGTCACGACAGCGGAGGATCGTGCGGCACGGCGCCGTTCGTACGGCATCACCCCCTTTGGACGGCAGGTCGCGCGTGCGGAGGCGCGCCGCCTGACTGCACTGCTGGAGCTGGCATCGGAGCGGCGCCTCGTCCGGCGCCCCGCGCAGTGATGCCGGGTGGCATGGTGACAGCGGCGTATCGGCTGGGACTGCGCCTCCTGCCGATGCCGTTCCGGGCGCGCTGGCGGTCCGAGCTGTTGTCGGCGTTCGACGAGCGGCTGCGCGGCGAAGGCGTGCGTGGTGGTCTGCGCGAGCTGGGCGATCTGCTGGTGACGGCCGCGCGACTGCGCATGAACGAACTGACGGTTCAAGGAAGCGCTCAGGAGCACCGTATGCACATGCTTCGAGGCCTGGGTCTGGATGTGAAGTTGGTGGTCAGGTCGCTGTGGCGTCAGCCGGTGTACGCGCTGGCGGCAGTGTGCACGCTGGCGGTGGGCATCGGCGCGAGCACAACACTGTTCGGCGTGTTCGATCAAGTCGTGGTGCAGCCGCTTCCACATGCGCAGGGCGACCGGCTCTACATGGTGTGGCGGTCGCTGCCGGAGTACGACATCGAGCGCGCACCGAGCTCGTATCCTACATACCTGGATGTAGGCGCCGGCATCGACGCGTTCGCTGCGGCCGGCGCGTATGCGATGGATGCGGCTGCGACCGTCGCGGCCGGTGGAGAGCCGGAGCGGATCAGGGGCGCGCGCGTGAGTGGGACGATGTTCCCACTCCTCGGCAACACTCCCCTCCGCGGCCGTACCATCAGTGAGGGCGATGATGCCGAGGGTGCCGATCGGGTCGTGGTACTGAGCCATGCACTGTGGCAGCGGCAGTACGGCGCCTCGGATGATGCGATCGGTGCGACGCTGCGCGTTGGCGATATACCACATCGCATCATCGGTGTGATGCCCGCCGGCTTCGCATTTCCGTCGCCGCAGGCGGAGTTCTGGCTGCCGCTGCGACTGTCGGCCGTGTCGGCTGAACGGGACCAGCACAACCTGGCGGTCATCGCGCGGTTGGCCTCCGACGTCGAGCCCGACCTGGCGGCCGCGCAACTTTCCGCACTGCACGCGCGGCTGCGTTCCACGTATCCCGGTATGTACACCGGCGGGATGTGGCTGGAGCGGCGGCAGGACTTCATTGTCGGTGATGCGGCGGGCGTGCTGCGGGCGTTGCTATGGGGCGCGCTCTTCCTGGCCGCTGCGGCCGCCGCGAACTTCGCGGGCATGCTGCTCGTGCGAGCCGCGGGACGCCGGCGTGAGACCGCCGTGGCGGTGGCTCTCGGCGCGGGCCGTCTGCGCAGCACACGACCGCTTCTGATCGAGAGCCTGCTCCTGTCACTGGCGGGCTGTGCTGGCGGTGTGCTGCTGGCGGGCGTACTGATACGCGCAGTACAGCTCTTCTCACCGGAGTCTCTGCCGCGCCGCACCGAACTCAGCCTCGATACACGTGCACTCGCGTTCGCCGCCGGCCTCAGCATCGCGACGGGCGCGACGTGTGCGCTGCTTGCTGCGTGGCGGCTGGCACGTCAGACGAATATGGGGGGCGTGGCTGCTGCAGCGGCGCGATTCGGCGAGATCGCATCCAGACGCACACAGTCGGCGCTCGTAGTCGGTCAGGTCGCCGTTGCGTTCGTGCTGCTGACGGCGTCCGCGCTTTTCGCGACCAGCCTGGTCAGACTGCTGAACGTGCCGGTCGGGTTCGACCGTGACGAAGTACTGACCGCGTACATCTCACTGCCACCGTCGACGTACGACACGCCGGAGCGCATCGGCCAGTTCTTCGACGGTGTGTTCACATCGCTGCGTACCGCGCCGGGCGTCACGCATGCGGGCGGCACGTGGGCGCTGCCGTTCAGTGAAGACTATGCGAGCACGACGTACACTGCCGGCCTGGGCCTGGAGGATGGCGTTGCAGTGTCGGCGACGGCGGTGCGCGGCGATTATTTCGGTGCAATGGGCATGCGGATGTTGCGCGGCCGCTCCTTCGACACCCGCGATGCCGCGGGCGCGGAGCAGGTCGTGGTCATCAACCAGACCATGGCGCGGCGTCTGTTCGGTGCGAGCGATCCTGTCGGCCATGCCATTCGGAAACCCGGGTCGTCGAGTGCCGCGATCGTAGTGGGCGTGGTGAGCGATGTGCGGCGGCGTGAGCTGAGTGCGGAGGTGGAGCCGGAAGTGTACTACCCGCACGCGCAGTCCACATGGAGCGGCGATTTCTACGTGGTGCTCCGCGCGGCGGGCGACGCTACGGCCATGTCAGCCGTACTGCGACGTGCGGTACGCGGGCAGGATCCGACGCTCCCTGTGATGCGCATGGCTACACTCGGCGAGCGTGTCTCACGATCCGTCGCGACGCCGCGCTTCCGTACGTTCGTGCTGGGTGGACTCGCCGCGGCCGCGTGTGTGCTGGCGATTCTCGGAATCTATGGCACGCTCTCGTATCTCGTCGTCTCGACCCGCCGCGACATGGCACTGCGCGTCGCTGTCGGTGCTGATCCGCGGCGCCTGGTGCAGGCGGTCATGATGCGGGGCGGACGCCTGGGGCTCTGCGGCGTCGCGCTCGGCAGCATCGTCGCAGTGGCAGGAGCCGGCGTCGTGCGATCGCTCCTGTTCGGCGTCGGTGCGCTCGATCCGTTCGTCTACGGGGCGGCTGCGCTGCTCATCCTGCTGGCGACGCTGGCTGCTGCCGCCCTGCCGGCGCGACGCGTCGCATCGCTCGACGTCGGGTCCGCGTTGCGCGAGGAGTAGTCTGCGGCCCGCCCGGCTTCACCTTGGCTTGACGCTGCTGGCCGCCACCGACAACTTGATAGCCGGACCCGCCACCCTGAGCGTCCATACCCTGCGGCATGCTGCCGGAATATCGAGGTCAGATGAAGCCGCTTGTAGTCGTTGGAGCCGTACTGATCGTACTCGGCGGCATCGTAGTCGCTCTTCAGGGCGTCTCCTATGTGCGCGACCGCCAGGAAGTCAGTCTCGGACCCATCGAAATTTCTGCCGAGGAGCGGGGCTTCATATCGCCGCTGGTCGGCGTCATCGTACTGGCGGCCGGCGTCGGTCTGGTGATCATGGGACGACGCAGACCAGCCTGACGATAGGCCGGCACTCCCTGCGCAGGAGCCGGGAACGCACCTGCGTTTCCACTCCACGCGCGACCTCGAGGGTACCACCCGGAGCTGCCTTCACGCACGCCCCTCCGGGTGCTGGGAGTCCCTCTCGTCGGGTCGACATCGGACCAGTACTGCTTCCAGTTGATTGTTCCGAAGACTACGGTCTCATTGTAGCCGGCGTGCTCGGTACAATGATCGTGCTTCTGATGGCAGACGTCGCCTGAAGGAATGTTCGTCCCCAGCGGGCCTACCTAGAACCACCTTGTCCCGCCGCTCGTCCCACTCCACTTGATAATCGACTGGAGGGCAGCGATCGTTCCGGTCGATAATCTACTGGAACGCAGGGAGCTGTCATGCCACTCAAGGGGGACCTCGTCACGGGCACGCTGGACCTGCTCGTGCTGAAGGCGCTGCAACTCGGGGAAGCACACGGGTGGGGCATCATGGATCGGATCCGGACGACGTCGGGCGACGAGCTCCAGGTGAACCAGGGATCGCTGTACCCGTCACTGTACCGCCTCAAGCGACAGGGGCTGATCGTGAACCACTGGGGCGTGTCGGAGAACAACCGGCGCGCGCGGTACTACACGCTGACCGCGAAGGGGCGGGACCGGCTCGGGATGGAGCGGCAGGAGTGGGAGCGGCTGTCGGGGGCGGTGAACCGCGTGCTCGCCACGAGGAGTGTGTAGCCGATGTCTATCCTGAGCCGTTTGCGTGAGTTCCTCGACGCGCGTCGCGAGCACGACTCCGTCGCCGAGGAGATGCAGTTCCACATCGAGCGGGAAATTGAGCATAACCTGGACGCGGGCATGTCGCCGGCGGCTGCGCGCCGCAAGGCGATGCGGGACTTTGGTGGGGTCGAGCGCTTCCGCGAGAGCGCGCGCGACGAGCGTACCGGCACGCGTCTCACCGACTTCCGGGCCTCGTGGCTCGACTGGAAGCTGGGCGGACGCATGCTGCTGAAGTATCCGGGCCTGTCGATCATCAGTGGAATAGCGCTGGCGTCGGCGATGGCGCTCGGTGCCGGCTTCTTCGAGTTCTCGTGGGAGATGCGCGATCCGAGGCTGCCGCTCGAGGACGGTGAGCGGATCGTGCGGCTCGAGAACTACGACGCGGATGCGAGCAAGGTCGAGCCGCACTCGGTGCACGATTTTCTGGTCTGGCGCGAGGAGCTGGAGTCCGTGGAGCAGCTGGGTGCATATCGCGCGATCGAGCGGAACCTCATCACGGCGGACGGACGCTCCGAGCCCGTGGAAGTGGCGGAGATAAGCCCCGTCGCATTTCCGCTCACGCGCGTGCCGCCGCTGCTCGGGCGGCCGCTGGTGGAGGAGGATGCCACGCCCGGCGCGGACAATGTGGTCGTGATCGGGTACGAGCTGTGGCGGAGCCGATTCAATGCGGATCCCTCCGTGATCGGCCGCACCGTGCAGCTCAGCCACCTGCCCGCGACGGTGGTGGGCGTGATGCCGGAGCGATTTCTCTTTCCGATAAACCACCATGTCTGGACGCCGCTGCGGCTGACGGACGCGCTACCGCGCAAAGGCCTGCCGATCCGGATGTTCGGACGGTTGCGCGAGGGCGTGTCGCTGGCGACGGCGCAGGCCGAGCTGGCGTCGATCGGCGCGCGCATGGCAAGCTCGAATCCGGCAACGCACGAGCACCTGCGGCCGCGTGTGCTGGCGTACGCCGCGCCCACGGAGTCTCTGGCGGGGCTGGTCGCCGCGAACCTGCTTGCCTGCGTGGTGCTCCTCATCGCGGGCACGAACGTGGCCACGCTGATGTTCGCGCGCACGGCGCTGCGCGAGTCGGAGATCGTGGTGCGCAATGCTCTCGGCGCGTCGCGCCTGCGCGTGATGGGGCAGCTGTTTGTCGAGTCGCTCGTGCTGAGCCTCGTCTCCGCGGTCGCGGGGCTGGCGCTCGCGACCGCCTTCATGAAGTACGCGCGCGCGAATTTCGCGTCTGACATGGACTGGCCGTTCTGGCGGGATATGGACCTCGGCCTGCCGGCCGTGCTCTACACGGGGCTGATCGCGGTCGGGATTGCCGCGGTCGTCGGGCTGCTGCCGGCGATCCGCGCTACGGGACCGCGGGTGCAGACGGCGCTGCGCAGCATCGGCGGTGGCGGCACGCACATGCAGATCGGGCGGGTGTGGTCCGGGCTGATCATCTTCCAGGTCGCGCTGTCGGTGCTCGGGCTGCCGATCGCGATCGCGTTGACGGGTGAGCAGCTGGCGCAGCTGCGTCTGCGCGGCGAGTTCGACGCCGCTCCGTACCTCACGTTCCGCGCGGAACTCGACCGCGACGAGGTGTCCGGCGAGGATCCCGATCTGCCGGCGCGCATG from the Longimicrobiales bacterium genome contains:
- a CDS encoding helix-turn-helix transcriptional regulator, which gives rise to MASIDDMLPLSPLSMEILVALAAGELHGYAIMHAVEGQTGGRIRPGAGTMYAALDRMLTADLIREVTTAEDRAARRRSYGITPFGRQVARAEARRLTALLELASERRLVRRPAQ
- a CDS encoding ADOP family duplicated permease, which encodes MVTAAYRLGLRLLPMPFRARWRSELLSAFDERLRGEGVRGGLRELGDLLVTAARLRMNELTVQGSAQEHRMHMLRGLGLDVKLVVRSLWRQPVYALAAVCTLAVGIGASTTLFGVFDQVVVQPLPHAQGDRLYMVWRSLPEYDIERAPSSYPTYLDVGAGIDAFAAAGAYAMDAAATVAAGGEPERIRGARVSGTMFPLLGNTPLRGRTISEGDDAEGADRVVVLSHALWQRQYGASDDAIGATLRVGDIPHRIIGVMPAGFAFPSPQAEFWLPLRLSAVSAERDQHNLAVIARLASDVEPDLAAAQLSALHARLRSTYPGMYTGGMWLERRQDFIVGDAAGVLRALLWGALFLAAAAAANFAGMLLVRAAGRRRETAVAVALGAGRLRSTRPLLIESLLLSLAGCAGGVLLAGVLIRAVQLFSPESLPRRTELSLDTRALAFAAGLSIATGATCALLAAWRLARQTNMGGVAAAAARFGEIASRRTQSALVVGQVAVAFVLLTASALFATSLVRLLNVPVGFDRDEVLTAYISLPPSTYDTPERIGQFFDGVFTSLRTAPGVTHAGGTWALPFSEDYASTTYTAGLGLEDGVAVSATAVRGDYFGAMGMRMLRGRSFDTRDAAGAEQVVVINQTMARRLFGASDPVGHAIRKPGSSSAAIVVGVVSDVRRRELSAEVEPEVYYPHAQSTWSGDFYVVLRAAGDATAMSAVLRRAVRGQDPTLPVMRMATLGERVSRSVATPRFRTFVLGGLAAAACVLAILGIYGTLSYLVVSTRRDMALRVAVGADPRRLVQAVMMRGGRLGLCGVALGSIVAVAGAGVVRSLLFGVGALDPFVYGAAALLILLATLAAAALPARRVASLDVGSALREE
- a CDS encoding type II toxin-antitoxin system HicA family toxin; the protein is LPVISGREAVRAFRKVGYETDRQRGSHIILRRAESPHRRLTVPDHKELRKGTLRALIRQAGLSVDEFVALL
- a CDS encoding PadR family transcriptional regulator is translated as MPLKGDLVTGTLDLLVLKALQLGEAHGWGIMDRIRTTSGDELQVNQGSLYPSLYRLKRQGLIVNHWGVSENNRRARYYTLTAKGRDRLGMERQEWERLSGAVNRVLATRSV
- a CDS encoding ABC transporter permease, with translation MSILSRLREFLDARREHDSVAEEMQFHIEREIEHNLDAGMSPAAARRKAMRDFGGVERFRESARDERTGTRLTDFRASWLDWKLGGRMLLKYPGLSIISGIALASAMALGAGFFEFSWEMRDPRLPLEDGERIVRLENYDADASKVEPHSVHDFLVWREELESVEQLGAYRAIERNLITADGRSEPVEVAEISPVAFPLTRVPPLLGRPLVEEDATPGADNVVVIGYELWRSRFNADPSVIGRTVQLSHLPATVVGVMPERFLFPINHHVWTPLRLTDALPRKGLPIRMFGRLREGVSLATAQAELASIGARMASSNPATHEHLRPRVLAYAAPTESLAGLVAANLLACVVLLIAGTNVATLMFARTALRESEIVVRNALGASRLRVMGQLFVESLVLSLVSAVAGLALATAFMKYARANFASDMDWPFWRDMDLGLPAVLYTGLIAVGIAAVVGLLPAIRATGPRVQTALRSIGGGGTHMQIGRVWSGLIIFQVALSVLGLPIAIALTGEQLAQLRLRGEFDAAPYLTFRAELDRDEVSGEDPDLPARMVTLFTELERRLEADPEVVAVTFADALPAVDYPPIQVEIQRGTEPPVIVDTNLEDDQVRTSAVDIGFFETFGVPVTAGRSFHSGDVGSAPVMIINESLAKSIGGNPVGVHLRTVPDGQDQEQEQEPGPWIEVVGVVRDVGLDPTALGESEFIYTPASVATLVTPHVAVRVRGDAASFEQTLRETVARIAPE